One stretch of Pontiella desulfatans DNA includes these proteins:
- a CDS encoding serine/threonine-protein kinase codes for MEPRETEGLRVDSVDYRLNQFYDALLTSEDHEAESSIQSQLRTLSERYEFNEEIAVGGVKKIDRVLDRKTNAHVVMARPRDDQPERVFETFLREARLTAMLNHPNIITVHDIGIDEKQRPYFTMELKRGDSLSTIIRKLGEGDPDYRIRYSRETLLGIFVRLCDAVAYAHSEKVLHLDLKPANVQIGRFGGVQLCDWGLAKVLGTPPEMESRISEPSELQPNDTMDGRIKGTPGFMAPEQVLQQQPTRQTDIYSLGCILFSLLTFQEPLTGSVEEVMQKTQEGEVRSPMHAFPKLHVPESLDAVVMKAMAQYPAGRYASVEELQQEVQRYLAGYATSAENAGFRKLLRLLYRRNRTASWSIGTGLAVVVSGTTVFVRQLQQSEGRAVSQKLLADDARLDAEEKLQLYLEERERRNELDRVYTENVIDSTFEFIRRGLYFEPRTVYGHGQAIAHLDKVLERYPGNETALAHKGFLLFIMQRFNEAQACLEVSPGSHRYMIELCRTYGNKADADMLPPAEMAQLLFDIKSLKGETRLSLIEKLMSHNAGRRANLRQLGTPMEAMLQTWNPDWEDRNFRFDGKKRHLVLGGRGLNRLIIKPPQTQTSGECILRLVRPITLELRFADEFDLLQLAGLSVSTLDIRGTTVNDIKLTQKMGMLHELIVEPGRLTPAEKAKLSAHVSVTELPLPE; via the coding sequence ATGGAACCCCGCGAAACAGAGGGCTTGAGGGTCGATTCCGTGGATTACCGGTTAAACCAGTTCTACGATGCATTGCTGACCAGCGAGGACCACGAAGCAGAAAGCTCCATTCAGTCCCAGTTGCGCACACTGTCGGAGCGCTACGAGTTCAATGAAGAGATCGCGGTGGGCGGCGTGAAGAAAATCGATCGTGTGCTGGATCGCAAAACGAACGCCCATGTGGTCATGGCGCGGCCGCGGGATGACCAGCCGGAAAGGGTTTTCGAAACCTTCCTGCGTGAAGCCCGGTTGACGGCCATGCTGAACCATCCGAACATCATCACCGTCCATGATATAGGGATCGATGAAAAGCAGCGCCCCTATTTCACGATGGAGTTGAAACGGGGCGATTCGCTCTCGACGATCATTCGCAAGCTGGGGGAGGGCGATCCCGACTACCGCATTCGCTACAGTCGCGAAACGTTGCTGGGGATTTTCGTGCGCCTGTGCGATGCCGTGGCCTATGCCCATTCCGAAAAGGTGCTTCATCTCGATCTCAAACCCGCGAATGTGCAGATCGGCCGCTTCGGCGGGGTGCAGCTGTGCGATTGGGGGCTGGCCAAGGTGCTGGGCACGCCGCCCGAAATGGAATCGCGCATATCCGAACCTTCCGAGCTTCAGCCCAACGACACCATGGATGGCCGGATCAAAGGTACGCCGGGGTTCATGGCACCCGAGCAGGTGCTTCAGCAGCAGCCCACGCGACAAACGGATATCTATTCGCTCGGGTGCATTCTTTTTTCGCTACTGACTTTCCAGGAACCACTTACCGGTTCGGTTGAAGAGGTCATGCAAAAAACCCAGGAGGGAGAGGTTCGTTCGCCGATGCATGCCTTTCCTAAGCTCCACGTACCCGAGAGTCTGGATGCGGTCGTGATGAAGGCGATGGCGCAGTATCCGGCCGGTCGATATGCTTCGGTAGAGGAATTGCAGCAAGAGGTGCAGCGTTATCTGGCGGGTTATGCCACCAGTGCGGAAAATGCCGGTTTCCGAAAGCTGCTGCGCCTGCTCTATCGCCGTAATCGCACGGCAAGCTGGAGCATAGGCACTGGCTTGGCCGTGGTGGTTTCGGGGACAACGGTTTTTGTTCGTCAGCTCCAGCAAAGTGAGGGTAGGGCGGTTTCGCAAAAGCTGCTGGCCGACGACGCGCGGCTAGATGCCGAGGAAAAACTGCAACTCTATCTGGAAGAGCGTGAACGCCGCAACGAGCTGGATCGGGTGTATACCGAAAACGTGATCGACAGCACGTTCGAGTTTATCCGCCGCGGGCTCTATTTCGAGCCACGTACCGTTTATGGGCACGGCCAGGCGATTGCCCATCTCGACAAGGTGCTGGAGCGCTATCCGGGCAACGAAACGGCCTTGGCGCACAAAGGATTCCTGCTGTTTATTATGCAGCGCTTCAACGAAGCGCAGGCCTGCCTCGAGGTTTCGCCGGGAAGCCACCGTTACATGATTGAGCTGTGCCGGACATATGGGAATAAAGCAGATGCCGATATGCTCCCGCCTGCTGAAATGGCGCAGTTACTTTTCGATATCAAGAGCCTTAAAGGGGAAACCCGCCTGTCGCTGATTGAAAAACTGATGTCGCATAATGCGGGCCGTCGGGCAAACCTGCGGCAACTTGGAACGCCCATGGAGGCCATGTTGCAAACATGGAATCCCGATTGGGAAGACCGCAATTTTCGATTTGACGGGAAAAAACGCCATCTGGTTCTGGGCGGGCGGGGATTGAACCGCTTGATCATTAAACCGCCGCAGACCCAGACTTCCGGCGAGTGTATTTTGCGCCTGGTTCGACCCATTACCCTGGAATTACGATTTGCCGACGAATTCGATCTGCTCCAGCTGGCAGGCCTCTCCGTATCCACCCTTGATATCCGCGGAACCACCGTGAACGACATCAAGCTGACGCAGAAAATGGGTATGTTGCATGAACTCATTGTCGAGCCGGGGCGTTTAACTCCTGCAGAAAAAGCCAAGCTCTCCGCCCATGTTTCCGTGACCGAGCTTCCGCTTCCGGAATAG
- a CDS encoding PEP-CTERM sorting domain-containing protein gives MRFLAIMILLAGSACLAGATVVFDADFQGSSAGSSNLFNATVLGRNAILDNGTSVGSWADNDSNVNTLYEIADDEAGNNVMVFSSVNNSPTVANANFSSVASLAGNALTLSWDWMHTDEGGGGSGRAFIDLLDSADAVVATVLWEDGGALTVAGTSIGNFKKELLGKSSTDLSTANWDPLALQLTMTSTSLEVVTDGTVQTTLAGSFTEVAGLRFRSSSNRTYSQGGMWIDDIHADVSVIPEPATLGLFCAMGAGMFWVRRIMSL, from the coding sequence ATGCGATTTTTAGCGATAATGATACTTTTGGCCGGAAGCGCCTGTTTGGCGGGGGCAACGGTGGTGTTCGACGCCGATTTTCAAGGCTCTTCGGCTGGTTCTTCGAATCTGTTCAATGCAACGGTGCTCGGGCGGAATGCTATTTTGGATAATGGCACCTCCGTTGGTTCGTGGGCTGATAACGATTCCAATGTAAACACCCTGTATGAAATTGCGGATGATGAGGCAGGAAACAACGTGATGGTGTTTTCTTCGGTGAATAATTCCCCGACCGTGGCCAATGCAAATTTTAGTTCGGTGGCCAGTCTTGCAGGTAATGCTCTTACCTTAAGTTGGGACTGGATGCATACCGATGAAGGCGGCGGGGGCAGCGGGCGGGCATTCATAGATCTGTTGGATTCTGCCGATGCGGTCGTGGCAACGGTGCTTTGGGAGGATGGAGGAGCGCTCACGGTGGCCGGAACATCGATTGGCAATTTTAAAAAGGAGCTACTCGGCAAGTCCTCCACCGATTTGAGCACGGCCAATTGGGATCCGCTGGCGCTGCAACTGACGATGACCAGCACCAGTCTTGAAGTCGTAACGGATGGAACCGTTCAGACGACGCTGGCGGGATCGTTTACGGAAGTGGCAGGCCTCCGCTTCAGAAGCTCATCAAATCGAACTTATTCGCAGGGCGGCATGTGGATCGACGATATCCATGCGGATGTCTCGGTCATCCCCGAACCGGCCACACTGGGTCTGTTTTGCGCCATGGGCGCGGGTATGTTTTGGGTGCGGCGAATCATGAGTTTGTAG
- a CDS encoding CBM96 family carbohydrate-binding protein has product MNKHCILFSVGVLAASTVLGADWFVATNGSDAAAGTIGAPFATIQHAVSTAATGDTCFVRAGIYHEEVSLSDIESITIAAWSNEAVTLDGSVAVSNAWDLHTNGIYKTTMGEEVWQLWVDDAPMTVARFPNTEVWSEHMWDRYAARRYEGATGVNGTMVDDPDVGADVSLAEAGVSFNDCVAVMNLRNWNTYARLVENHVAGSNTFTYVPAPAYKSTRAAYFMEGGVGDAELVMLDQPNEWAFDETSGVLYLKTEDGLSPSGRVVRARNQDYFFSGTGTSKHIVIDGFDFFGTTFSFVNSEGITVKNCNFRYPSFSKRVLGSTAPPSPTRFQSTVDCTLYNCDFRYIDGPALYYKWAENTVIDNNYFYMVDYGCLAEGYSLNGNSIKGVVYRRNTLEITGGSEGCRIGNDQTTHAIVEYNYHTRCGSQQTDGSSVQFAPSSVSNSVGRFNWFIDNERYSYRWDGDPGGHHGQFHRNVSRCPLKTAFRLKGDHHQIHNNTSIYASGDMNISIDKGGNPNSISRNNAADKFTTWPIPGTASHNYNAHLETNALHDLLRDPDNFDFRPKSGAVIVDAGTNVAGVTEGFLGAAPDIGAYELGATNYFIPGRIWPQASRPVPPDGAADVKSDASLMWLLGMDAVSHNIYLGPSADSLVLQTNQQNNIFEPGELLSGKDYFWRVDAVLADGMVVTGDVWSYRVTSMLLSSTTFTLPAVADSYVDSVFSNNNYGGASAIDLRTPLSTTVMRHGYLKFELPAFEGTVSDARLRLYAGNTVSGGITVYGVDDTVWVEDQITWSNRPPMGEMALTSGGVSEGWGEFDITQGVPAAGNAWSLGLVRGPKDSNRSVQSREGAHPPELVLTVVEYDEDGDLMGDGWETTYFGSMTHSDGSADADTDGLSDLDEYRAATDPTNALSSFLITAIAPDGEALLLEFSTVGSRSYAIESTDHLVSNVWNQITNDISGTGGPVSVEVPEDGTIRFYRARAERNE; this is encoded by the coding sequence ATGAATAAACATTGCATTCTATTTTCGGTGGGAGTTCTAGCCGCTTCCACGGTGCTTGGGGCCGACTGGTTTGTGGCAACAAACGGCAGCGATGCCGCCGCCGGGACGATCGGCGCTCCGTTTGCAACGATCCAGCATGCGGTGTCGACCGCGGCAACCGGCGATACCTGCTTTGTGCGGGCCGGCATCTACCATGAAGAGGTCAGTCTGTCCGACATTGAAAGCATTACGATTGCGGCCTGGTCGAACGAGGCGGTCACGCTTGACGGCTCGGTCGCGGTTTCCAATGCCTGGGACCTGCATACCAACGGCATCTATAAAACGACGATGGGCGAGGAGGTCTGGCAGCTGTGGGTGGATGATGCCCCGATGACCGTGGCGCGTTTTCCGAACACGGAGGTCTGGTCGGAGCACATGTGGGACCGGTATGCCGCCCGGCGTTACGAAGGAGCAACCGGAGTCAACGGAACCATGGTGGATGATCCGGATGTCGGCGCGGATGTTTCGCTTGCGGAAGCCGGTGTGTCGTTCAACGACTGCGTGGCGGTCATGAATTTGCGCAACTGGAACACCTATGCCCGGTTGGTCGAAAACCATGTCGCCGGCTCAAACACCTTCACCTATGTTCCGGCCCCCGCCTACAAAAGCACACGCGCGGCCTATTTTATGGAAGGCGGTGTGGGGGATGCCGAGCTGGTGATGCTCGACCAGCCGAATGAATGGGCCTTCGATGAAACGAGCGGGGTGCTCTATTTAAAAACGGAGGACGGCCTGTCGCCGTCCGGCCGCGTGGTGCGCGCGCGCAACCAGGACTATTTCTTTTCCGGCACGGGCACATCGAAACATATTGTGATCGATGGGTTCGATTTTTTCGGCACCACCTTCAGTTTTGTGAATTCGGAAGGCATCACCGTCAAAAACTGCAACTTCCGCTATCCGAGTTTTTCCAAGCGGGTGCTCGGGAGCACCGCGCCGCCAAGCCCGACGCGATTTCAGAGCACGGTCGACTGCACGCTTTATAACTGCGACTTCCGCTACATTGACGGGCCGGCGCTCTACTATAAGTGGGCGGAAAATACCGTCATCGACAACAACTATTTCTACATGGTGGATTACGGCTGCCTGGCCGAGGGCTATTCGCTCAACGGAAACTCGATCAAAGGCGTGGTCTATCGACGCAACACACTGGAAATCACGGGGGGCTCCGAAGGCTGCCGCATCGGTAACGATCAGACCACCCACGCAATTGTTGAATATAACTACCACACCCGCTGCGGCTCGCAGCAGACCGATGGGTCGAGCGTCCAGTTTGCACCCAGCTCGGTTTCCAACTCGGTTGGCCGCTTCAACTGGTTCATCGATAACGAGCGCTATTCCTATCGTTGGGACGGCGATCCGGGGGGGCACCACGGGCAGTTTCACCGCAATGTGTCCCGTTGTCCTCTGAAAACGGCATTCCGCCTCAAAGGAGACCACCACCAAATCCACAATAACACCTCCATCTATGCCTCGGGCGACATGAACATATCCATTGATAAGGGCGGCAATCCCAACTCTATTTCGCGCAACAACGCCGCCGACAAATTTACCACCTGGCCGATTCCGGGCACGGCCAGCCATAACTATAATGCCCATCTTGAAACCAATGCCCTGCATGATCTGCTGCGCGATCCCGATAACTTCGATTTTCGTCCGAAATCCGGCGCGGTTATCGTCGATGCCGGAACGAACGTGGCGGGAGTGACGGAGGGTTTCCTAGGGGCTGCGCCCGACATCGGGGCCTATGAACTGGGCGCTACGAACTATTTTATCCCCGGCCGCATCTGGCCGCAGGCATCGCGCCCGGTTCCGCCCGATGGTGCAGCGGATGTGAAGTCCGACGCCAGCCTGATGTGGTTGCTGGGCATGGACGCGGTTTCGCACAATATTTATCTGGGCCCGTCCGCCGACAGTCTGGTGCTGCAGACCAATCAGCAAAACAACATTTTCGAACCCGGTGAGTTGCTGAGCGGGAAGGATTATTTCTGGCGGGTGGATGCGGTGTTAGCTGACGGCATGGTGGTAACGGGCGACGTGTGGTCATACAGGGTGACGTCCATGCTTCTGTCTTCGACCACGTTCACCTTGCCGGCCGTTGCCGACAGCTATGTGGACAGCGTGTTCTCAAATAATAATTATGGGGGCGCATCGGCGATCGACCTGAGGACACCTCTCTCGACCACTGTGATGCGCCACGGCTACCTGAAGTTTGAGCTTCCGGCCTTTGAGGGGACGGTTTCCGACGCCCGGCTGCGGCTCTATGCCGGAAACACGGTTTCGGGCGGGATCACGGTGTACGGCGTGGACGATACTGTGTGGGTCGAGGACCAGATTACCTGGAGCAATCGCCCCCCCATGGGGGAAATGGCGCTGACCTCGGGCGGGGTCTCCGAAGGGTGGGGTGAATTTGACATCACCCAAGGGGTTCCGGCCGCTGGAAATGCATGGTCGCTCGGACTGGTTCGCGGTCCGAAGGATTCCAACCGTTCCGTTCAGAGTCGGGAGGGGGCGCATCCGCCGGAACTGGTGCTTACCGTGGTTGAATATGACGAGGACGGCGACCTCATGGGCGATGGGTGGGAAACGACGTATTTCGGCAGTATGACCCATAGCGACGGTTCCGCTGACGCGGACACTGACGGCTTGAGCGACCTCGATGAATATAGAGCGGCCACGGATCCGACCAATGCGCTCTCGTCGTTCCTGATTACCGCCATTGCTCCTGACGGGGAGGCTCTGCTACTGGAATTTTCAACCGTTGGAAGCCGTTCCTATGCGATCGAGTCGACGGATCATCTGGTTTCCAATGTCTGGAACCAGATCACCAACGATATTTCCGGAACCGGCGGTCCGGTGTCCGTCGAGGTGCCGGAGGATGGAACCATCCGGTTCTACCGCGCCCGCGCGGAACGGAATGAGTGA
- a CDS encoding putative Ig domain-containing protein — protein sequence MKLIYRMGSLLLGISALNANAATYYVATNGVDILSGGASNTPFATIQYAADQMNAGDTCYIRGGSYHEDVVVDGLVGSAGAPITFSAYPDERVVMDGTKSLADLGSTGWVQHAENIYKTTLTQDVWQVIADNEMMIPSRWPNGFLHDDTIYDRDVSWSEWDVGSVNGAATDTDLDAAGIDATGAIGIFNSGSWKSWARVITNHNTTTGVLEFEPLNSFGSKDYYLEGSLALLDAEREWYFDPSTKELYLRAVGGGVPTGDIRGKVQSYAFTVTNSSHVVIDGIDFFGTTFNLYDSPYSTVQNCDLLYPSCSLRMLGVVGRPPTSSMKMPSKGNTANYTLFNCSFQYADSDAIHMKGAGCTLENNEFRYIDFSCANLPGLMVTITVDGDDADILHNTIEKTGASAMFKIGKGTVQYNRITDTGHLQHDGSMTQYTVKEANGSVVAYNWYHDGEKSGARFDSPNPPTQWGTNGTMRFNVCINTGTGLLPKGNSHFIYSNTALDCGGQDIAIHNYADGSGASNDLTIVRNNAAEKLSGEKGNSGYVPLPGPNSHNWNGYLTGQDLRSQLRDPDNWDFRPKPGSDLVDAGTVVPGITDGYVGAAPDIGAYESGAANYWIAGRKLDRASSPIPPDGAGGVKTDADLMWLPALEGISYDIYVGTNGSPLIFQGNQTNNIFDPGTLSANIDYSWRIDAVTPSGTVTGEVWGFALGSPPEFLSDPVDKPFAIVGQTYAESLSGDVTDADGDSIMFTKLDGPAWLNIFTNGALYGVPAASNIGVNAFTVMVADGADGSNSAVVRVEVVASDAIVFTEHADPPLDHAVAWSTNANTVWNSITVGNNNGVSNENMYGQTFIAAQDFALSAVSFRTASDTKSYGTNQVIALALLEDTNSNNVPDTLMGSVFETYFQAIDGSKPWKKLSLVQPVFMERGRTYAFVYTLIGPISNNLRASTDNTGSGYAGGSPINTTYTAGAFPNPLPPSLSGRDLIFTVQAASGAALYQNWASGYPISEENGYGDDPDNDAFDNLSEYALGGNPSEPVDSPSITPAFENLEYIYRRRTDREARGLGYLLELNTNLITGIWGTNGYTESGTAPLESGFEAVTNQIPTAVSNQFIRLRISTE from the coding sequence ATGAAATTGATTTACAGGATGGGCAGCCTGTTGCTCGGGATCAGCGCACTAAATGCGAATGCAGCCACCTATTATGTGGCCACGAACGGGGTGGATATCCTTTCGGGCGGAGCAAGCAACACGCCGTTTGCCACCATTCAGTATGCCGCGGACCAAATGAATGCGGGCGATACGTGTTATATTCGTGGCGGTAGCTACCATGAGGATGTCGTAGTTGATGGGCTGGTCGGCTCCGCCGGGGCACCGATCACCTTTTCGGCATATCCGGATGAACGGGTGGTCATGGATGGAACCAAGTCGCTTGCCGACCTGGGTTCGACGGGCTGGGTGCAGCATGCCGAGAATATTTACAAGACGACCCTGACGCAGGATGTGTGGCAGGTGATCGCGGATAACGAAATGATGATTCCCTCCCGCTGGCCCAATGGCTTCCTGCATGATGATACGATCTACGACCGCGACGTGAGCTGGTCGGAATGGGACGTTGGTTCGGTCAACGGAGCCGCGACCGATACGGACTTGGACGCGGCGGGCATCGACGCCACCGGCGCGATCGGCATCTTTAATTCCGGTAGCTGGAAAAGCTGGGCGCGGGTCATCACCAACCACAACACGACGACCGGCGTGCTTGAATTCGAACCCCTCAACAGCTTCGGCTCGAAGGACTATTATCTGGAGGGCTCGCTCGCCCTGCTCGACGCCGAGCGCGAATGGTATTTTGATCCTTCCACGAAGGAGCTTTATCTGCGGGCGGTTGGCGGCGGCGTGCCGACCGGCGACATCCGCGGCAAGGTGCAGTCGTATGCCTTTACTGTCACCAATTCCAGCCATGTTGTTATCGACGGAATCGACTTTTTCGGCACGACGTTCAATCTTTACGACAGCCCGTATTCGACCGTCCAAAACTGCGATCTTCTCTATCCGAGCTGTTCACTGCGTATGCTTGGCGTCGTCGGGCGGCCACCGACCTCCAGCATGAAAATGCCCAGCAAAGGCAATACGGCAAATTATACGCTCTTCAACTGTTCGTTCCAGTATGCCGACAGCGACGCCATCCATATGAAGGGAGCGGGGTGCACGCTGGAAAACAACGAGTTCCGATACATCGATTTTAGTTGCGCCAATCTGCCGGGATTGATGGTGACCATTACCGTCGATGGCGACGATGCCGATATCCTGCACAACACGATTGAGAAGACCGGTGCATCCGCCATGTTCAAGATCGGTAAAGGCACGGTGCAGTACAATCGCATCACTGATACCGGACACCTTCAGCATGACGGATCGATGACGCAGTATACGGTCAAGGAAGCCAATGGATCGGTAGTGGCCTACAACTGGTACCATGACGGTGAAAAATCCGGCGCGCGCTTCGACTCGCCCAACCCGCCGACGCAGTGGGGTACGAACGGCACCATGCGTTTTAATGTCTGCATCAATACGGGTACAGGCCTGCTGCCCAAAGGCAATTCCCACTTTATCTATTCCAACACCGCGCTTGATTGCGGGGGGCAGGATATCGCCATACACAACTATGCCGACGGCAGCGGCGCCAGCAACGACCTGACCATTGTTCGCAACAATGCCGCCGAAAAATTGTCCGGAGAAAAAGGCAACAGCGGCTATGTGCCGCTGCCCGGTCCCAACAGCCACAATTGGAACGGATACCTGACCGGACAGGACCTGCGTAGCCAGCTGCGCGATCCCGATAACTGGGATTTCCGCCCGAAGCCCGGCTCGGATCTGGTGGACGCGGGAACCGTTGTTCCGGGTATTACCGATGGCTATGTCGGTGCGGCCCCCGATATCGGTGCTTATGAGTCCGGTGCCGCCAATTACTGGATCGCGGGGCGCAAGCTGGACCGGGCATCCTCCCCGATCCCGCCGGATGGCGCCGGCGGGGTGAAAACGGATGCCGACCTGATGTGGCTGCCGGCGCTTGAGGGCATATCCTACGACATATACGTTGGAACAAATGGTTCGCCCCTGATCTTTCAGGGCAACCAGACCAACAACATTTTTGATCCAGGCACGCTTTCCGCGAATATCGACTATAGCTGGCGAATCGATGCCGTCACGCCTTCGGGCACCGTGACCGGTGAAGTGTGGGGCTTTGCCCTGGGCAGTCCGCCGGAGTTTCTTTCCGATCCGGTCGATAAACCATTTGCGATCGTGGGCCAGACCTATGCGGAAAGCCTCTCCGGAGATGTGACGGATGCGGACGGTGATTCGATCATGTTTACGAAGCTGGACGGGCCGGCATGGTTGAATATCTTTACCAACGGAGCCCTTTACGGTGTGCCGGCGGCTTCCAATATTGGTGTGAACGCTTTCACCGTGATGGTTGCCGACGGGGCGGATGGCTCGAACTCGGCGGTGGTTCGGGTTGAAGTTGTAGCATCGGATGCGATCGTATTCACCGAGCATGCCGATCCGCCCCTCGATCATGCGGTGGCCTGGAGTACGAATGCCAATACGGTCTGGAACAGCATCACCGTGGGGAACAATAATGGTGTCAGTAATGAAAACATGTATGGCCAAACCTTTATTGCGGCGCAGGATTTCGCTCTGTCGGCGGTATCCTTCCGCACGGCTTCCGATACCAAATCCTATGGAACAAACCAGGTGATTGCCCTGGCCCTGCTCGAAGACACCAACAGCAACAATGTGCCCGACACCCTGATGGGCAGTGTGTTTGAAACCTATTTTCAAGCGATTGACGGCTCCAAACCATGGAAAAAGCTGAGTCTGGTTCAGCCGGTCTTCATGGAAAGAGGTAGAACATATGCGTTTGTCTATACCCTCATCGGTCCCATATCCAACAACCTGCGCGCCTCGACTGACAACACCGGCTCGGGCTATGCCGGTGGCAGTCCAATCAATACGACCTATACGGCAGGGGCGTTTCCAAATCCTTTACCCCCATCGCTGTCGGGACGGGATCTGATCTTTACCGTGCAGGCCGCCTCCGGCGCAGCGCTGTATCAGAATTGGGCAAGCGGGTATCCCATTTCAGAGGAGAATGGCTATGGCGACGACCCGGATAACGATGCTTTCGATAACCTGAGCGAATATGCTCTCGGAGGCAATCCCTCCGAACCTGTGGATTCTCCGTCCATTACACCGGCCTTTGAAAATCTGGAATACATCTACCGCCGTCGCACCGATCGTGAAGCAAGGGGATTGGGCTATCTGCTGGAGCTGAACACCAATCTCATTACCGGCATTTGGGGCACCAACGGCTACACCGAGTCCGGCACCGCACCGCTCGAATCCGGTTTCGAGGCCGTCACCAACCAAATCCCAACGGCGGTCAGCAACCAGTTTATTAGGTTGCGTATTTCGACCGAGTAA
- a CDS encoding RNA-directed DNA polymerase, whose amino-acid sequence MTLHASSIEWAIDFVADHSDGDLFPKVPEMEAIRARRGEFVSLLEGKQLSSFKPGPSRRFIVPKDEISYRQATQLDPQDSLILSALIHQFGAGIERRRKSSRHVHSYRFSPTVEGGLYGADSAWNDFWCQAHESSKAHPIILYCDIADFYNQVYHHDVENQLIESGFPNQAVKWLISLLESTTAGVSRGVPVGPHGIHLIAEASLIPIDDSISHNGLNCIRYADDIVVFCDTMKEAKLALATIAGVLDKQQRLMLQKHKTRFYEAPKFQALCRTMIEDRPISPDEAGLLKLIKKYSGGNRYKTILYSQISKKDWESISENTIRGIIEDYISAEPIDFIRLRWFYRRLTQIGHPGAVHVSLHCLDQLAPCFANICLYLASVQSIEPKQWEDIGTRLIKLLDSEEVKSNEYFSLSILSLFSKNKKINHFASLAGSFQSSPSFVRREIFLAAMTNSAYPWIREHKESFINMDPWQKMAFIYCCSGLPRDEKKYFINRWEFDRPFEKVLAKWSRAEGSS is encoded by the coding sequence ATGACACTACACGCATCTTCAATTGAGTGGGCGATCGACTTCGTAGCAGATCATTCAGATGGTGATCTATTCCCGAAGGTGCCAGAAATGGAAGCCATCCGAGCTCGAAGAGGTGAATTCGTTTCACTTCTAGAAGGAAAGCAACTCTCCTCCTTCAAGCCTGGGCCATCCAGGCGCTTCATTGTCCCTAAAGACGAGATATCGTATAGGCAGGCAACTCAACTTGATCCGCAAGATTCTCTTATTTTATCTGCGCTCATTCATCAGTTCGGCGCGGGCATAGAACGAAGGCGCAAGTCGAGCCGCCATGTTCATAGCTACCGTTTTTCTCCAACAGTAGAAGGAGGACTCTATGGTGCAGATTCCGCTTGGAACGACTTTTGGTGCCAAGCGCACGAATCGAGCAAAGCACATCCTATCATTCTGTACTGTGACATCGCTGACTTCTACAACCAAGTTTACCACCACGATGTTGAGAACCAGCTGATTGAGTCTGGATTCCCGAATCAGGCAGTCAAGTGGCTCATCTCACTTCTCGAATCCACCACAGCCGGCGTGTCAAGAGGGGTGCCCGTAGGCCCCCACGGCATCCACCTTATAGCAGAGGCGAGTCTAATACCGATCGATGATAGTATTTCCCATAATGGTCTCAACTGCATCCGCTATGCGGACGATATTGTTGTGTTCTGTGACACGATGAAAGAAGCTAAATTAGCTCTCGCTACCATTGCTGGCGTTTTAGATAAGCAGCAAAGGCTGATGCTCCAGAAGCACAAGACCCGCTTCTACGAAGCCCCTAAGTTTCAAGCATTATGCCGTACCATGATCGAAGATCGTCCAATTAGCCCAGATGAAGCAGGGCTCTTAAAGCTTATCAAGAAGTACTCTGGTGGAAATCGCTATAAAACTATCTTATATAGTCAGATTTCGAAAAAGGACTGGGAGTCCATATCGGAAAACACAATTCGCGGAATTATTGAGGACTACATCTCCGCAGAGCCAATTGACTTCATCCGGCTGAGATGGTTCTACAGGAGACTAACGCAAATAGGACATCCGGGAGCGGTTCATGTGTCATTGCATTGCCTTGATCAACTAGCACCGTGTTTCGCTAATATCTGCTTGTACCTCGCATCTGTTCAATCCATTGAGCCAAAACAATGGGAAGATATTGGCACCAGGCTCATTAAGTTGCTCGACTCTGAAGAGGTAAAGAGCAACGAGTACTTTTCGTTGTCAATTCTGAGTCTGTTTTCAAAGAACAAAAAGATAAACCACTTTGCGTCACTTGCGGGTTCATTCCAATCATCACCTTCATTTGTCCGTCGCGAGATTTTTTTAGCTGCTATGACCAACTCCGCGTATCCATGGATCAGGGAACATAAGGAGTCGTTCATTAACATGGATCCATGGCAGAAGATGGCCTTTATATACTGTTGTTCGGGTCTTCCTCGTGACGAGAAGAAATACTTCATTAACAGGTGGGAATTCGACAGGCCTTTCGAAAAGGTTCTTGCGAAGTGGAGTAGAGCAGAGGGTAGTTCGTGA